The Flavobacterium psychrotrophum region ACAGCTTTTCATTAGCCGAATGGTGCTGCGAGGCCGCATTTTCCCTGATCTCCCTTGTTACCGTGGCTGCATCTGCAAAGCCAATTTCGTTCATAACCTGTATCGCTTTGGCATCCTGCTGCTTTAGCAAAAGCCATCTTGGGCTCTCAGGTATAAGGAACAACAAAACAAAGAACAGTACAGACGGTATTACCTGTACACCCAGCATCCAGCGCCAGGCCTCATTGGTAATATAAAGGTTGATGATATAATTTGAAAAGAAAGCCAGTAATATGCCCAGTACTATATTAAACTGAAACATAGCTACCAGCCTGCCACGTTGCTTAGCCGGGGCAATTTCTGATATATACATAGGCCCTATAACGGATGAAGCCCCTACACCAAGCCCACCCACAAACCTAAAGAACAGCAGCATGTACCATGACGATGCAAAAGCACTGCCCAAGGCCGATATGATATAAAGTGTTGCTAAAAACTGAAGGCTTTTTTTACGGCCATATTTATCTGCCGGACGCCCGCAAATAATGGTACCGATAATTGTACCTATTAAAGCTATAGAGTTTGTAAAGCCCAGCCAGAATCCGTCCAGGTTGTATACTTGTTTAATGGTTTGTTCAGCGCCGGAAATTACGGCAGTATCAAAACCAAACAAAAGCCCTCCAAGTGAGGCAATAAGTGCTATTTTGAGGAGCTTTGCATTCATCTTAAAGCGTGTTATTAAGTTTCAGCACCTTAGTGTTATCAACACCTTCTTTTGCATCATCAAGCATGGCAAGCGCATAGGCATACGCCCCTAAGCATACTGCCCTGCTGGTACCCAGACGCGAAAGACCCACGATTAATTTCTTCTCTGTATGGTAAGATATTTCTTTATCGCTAAAGGGCACTTTAACCACATGGCTT contains the following coding sequences:
- a CDS encoding sugar porter family MFS transporter, yielding MNAKLLKIALIASLGGLLFGFDTAVISGAEQTIKQVYNLDGFWLGFTNSIALIGTIIGTIICGRPADKYGRKKSLQFLATLYIISALGSAFASSWYMLLFFRFVGGLGVGASSVIGPMYISEIAPAKQRGRLVAMFQFNIVLGILLAFFSNYIINLYITNEAWRWMLGVQVIPSVLFFVLLFLIPESPRWLLLKQQDAKAIQVMNEIGFADAATVTREIRENAASQHHSANEKLFTKKYRFAILLAVVFATLNQFSGINAIMYYAPRIFEMTGLEKNTALLQVAMIGVTNLVFTVVAMFFIDRFGRKTLMLIGSIGMTVSLALTAFSFYKHDFEGYSLLIYLVGFIAFFAFSHGAVIWVFLSEIFPTAVRAKGQALGSLTHWFWAAALTWSFPMVAELNDGGFYAFAFFAVAMGLQIFFVLKVMPETKGKSLEEIEKTILRD